The sequence below is a genomic window from Microbaculum marinisediminis.
CCAGCGCGGCCAACTCGGCCGGCGGCAGGCCGCGCGCGGCGGCGAGCGAGGCGGCGGTCGCCTCGAGACTGGTCAAGACGTCGTAGATCTCGCGCATGTCGTCGGGCGAGACCGGCCTGACGCGCATGCCGTGGCGGGGACGGATTTCGACGAGCCCCTCCTCGGCAAGACGGATCAGCGCCTCGCGCACCGGCGTGCGGCTCATGCCGAGCATGTCGGCGACTTCCGTTTCCAGCATCTGGACGCCGGCCGGCAATTCGTTCTCAAGGATCCGCCGCCGGATCTCGCCGAAGGCGCGCTCGCGCTGCGACCGATCCTCAGCCGCGGCGTCTTTCGCGGCGGCATCCGATTTGCGTCGCCCCCGGGTGCCCGACGAGGCCTGTGCCATGGTTCGTCCCCAACAATGCTCCACTGGGGGCGTTCTATGCCTTTCCGCAGCCATCCCACAAGCAGTTGTTGGTTGCCGATCGGAAACGCGCTCGCCCCGCCCACGACGTATGCATTGTTCGCGCCCCAACCATACCGCGAAACCGA
It includes:
- a CDS encoding GntR family transcriptional regulator is translated as MAQASSGTRGRRKSDAAAKDAAAEDRSQRERAFGEIRRRILENELPAGVQMLETEVADMLGMSRTPVREALIRLAEEGLVEIRPRHGMRVRPVSPDDMREIYDVLTSLEATAASLAAARGLPPAELAALDRSVADMDKALKREDLKAWAKADERFHDLLVAGSGNKRLGDIVATMRDQAHRARMSTLMLRPLPTESNEDHRAVVEAIRDRDPEAAFAAHQHHRKRSGTMLVELLTRLGLGAL